From the genome of Streptomyces sp. NBC_01116, one region includes:
- a CDS encoding cyclase family protein → MSLPAEFHEIAKRVNNWGRWGGADEIGTLNLITDAVVREAVATVRTGRRIPLALPLHRDGVQSGLIPGRINPLHTMVQINQEIFGPDTVATSDDAVTMGLQASTHWDALTHVSHSGKVYNGRPADTITAHGGARFSSIAAVEHLVSRGVLLDVARARGVDRLPGDHAVTPDDLAAAEDFGGVRVRAGDIVLVRTGQVRLALAGDRQAYGYPSPGLSVRTPEWFHARDVAAVANDTLTFEVFPPEIEDLWMPVHALHLVEMGMLQGQNWNLEALSAACAEEGRHAFLLTASPEPFAGATGSPVAPVAIL, encoded by the coding sequence ATGTCCCTGCCGGCCGAGTTCCACGAGATCGCGAAGCGCGTGAACAACTGGGGCCGCTGGGGCGGGGCCGACGAGATCGGGACGCTCAACCTGATCACCGACGCCGTCGTGCGCGAGGCCGTCGCCACCGTCCGCACCGGCCGCCGAATACCGCTCGCGCTGCCGCTCCACCGGGACGGGGTGCAGAGCGGGCTCATCCCGGGCCGGATCAATCCGCTGCACACGATGGTCCAGATCAACCAGGAGATCTTCGGCCCCGACACGGTCGCCACCAGCGACGACGCCGTCACGATGGGGCTCCAGGCCTCGACCCACTGGGACGCCCTGACCCATGTCTCGCACAGCGGGAAGGTCTACAACGGCCGCCCGGCGGACACGATCACCGCCCACGGCGGGGCGCGGTTCTCCTCGATCGCCGCCGTGGAGCACCTCGTCTCGCGCGGGGTGCTGCTGGACGTGGCCCGCGCCCGGGGGGTGGACCGGCTGCCCGGCGACCACGCCGTGACGCCGGACGACCTGGCCGCGGCGGAGGACTTCGGCGGCGTACGCGTACGGGCCGGGGACATCGTGCTCGTACGGACCGGGCAGGTGCGCCTCGCGCTGGCCGGGGACCGGCAGGCCTACGGCTATCCGTCGCCGGGGCTCTCGGTGCGCACGCCCGAGTGGTTCCACGCGCGGGACGTCGCGGCGGTAGCCAACGACACCCTGACCTTCGAGGTCTTCCCGCCGGAGATCGAGGACCTGTGGATGCCGGTGCACGCGCTGCACCTGGTCGAGATGGGCATGCTCCAGGGCCAGAACTGGAACCTGGAGGCGCTGTCCGCGGCCTGCGCGGAAGAGGGCCGGCACGCCTTCCTGCTCACGGCGTCGCCGGAGCCGTTCGCCGGGGCCACCGGCTCGCCGGTCGCCCCGGTGGCGATCCTGTGA
- a CDS encoding SDR family oxidoreductase yields the protein MGNFLAGRVVAVTGAGRGIGRAVALAAAAEGARVVVNDYGVSVEGSEPTSEIARSVVKEIGAAGGEAVAVADDISTMAGGQRIVDTALAEYGRLDGVVCVAGILRERMLFNMSEEEWDPVLATHLKGTFTVFRAASAVMRKQEGGGTLIGFTSGNHQGSVAQANYSAAKGGIISLVRSAALGLHRYGVTANAVAPVARTRMSAGVPMELKEIGEPEDVAALVVYLLSERARAERITGQVYTIAGPKIAVWAQPRELRAAYGEGPWTPERIADFLPGTVGADPMPMLARLEEMAAAAKSGDRPNAPGPSGD from the coding sequence ATGGGGAACTTCTTGGCAGGCAGGGTGGTCGCCGTGACGGGGGCCGGCCGGGGCATCGGGCGGGCCGTCGCGCTCGCCGCCGCGGCGGAGGGGGCGCGGGTCGTCGTCAACGACTACGGCGTCTCCGTCGAGGGCTCCGAACCGACCAGCGAGATCGCCCGGTCCGTCGTCAAGGAGATCGGGGCGGCGGGCGGCGAGGCGGTCGCGGTCGCCGACGACATCTCCACGATGGCGGGCGGGCAGCGGATCGTGGACACCGCGCTGGCGGAGTACGGCCGGCTCGACGGGGTGGTCTGCGTGGCCGGGATCCTCCGTGAGCGGATGCTGTTCAACATGTCCGAGGAGGAGTGGGACCCGGTCCTCGCCACCCACCTCAAGGGCACGTTCACGGTCTTCCGGGCCGCCTCGGCGGTGATGCGGAAGCAGGAGGGCGGGGGCACGCTGATCGGCTTCACCAGCGGCAACCACCAGGGCAGCGTCGCCCAGGCCAACTACAGCGCGGCGAAGGGCGGGATCATCTCGCTGGTGCGCAGCGCGGCGCTGGGCCTGCACAGGTACGGCGTCACGGCGAACGCGGTCGCGCCGGTCGCCCGGACCCGGATGTCGGCCGGGGTGCCGATGGAGCTGAAGGAGATCGGGGAGCCGGAGGACGTGGCGGCCCTGGTGGTCTACCTGCTCAGCGAGCGGGCGCGGGCGGAGCGGATCACCGGGCAGGTGTACACGATCGCGGGCCCGAAGATCGCGGTCTGGGCCCAGCCGAGGGAACTGCGGGCGGCGTACGGGGAGGGGCCCTGGACCCCGGAACGGATCGCGGACTTCCTGCCGGGGACGGTGGGCGCGGACCCGATGCCGATGCTGGCGCGGCTGGAGGAGATGGCGGCGGCGGCCAAGTCGGGCGACCGCCCGAACGCCCCCGGCCCCTCCGGCGATTGA